In one Bactrocera tryoni isolate S06 chromosome 5, CSIRO_BtryS06_freeze2, whole genome shotgun sequence genomic region, the following are encoded:
- the LOC120777588 gene encoding ganglioside-induced differentiation-associated protein 1, whose protein sequence is MSENNIDTAAKTQTTLTHPSTTAPTPALKEFTAPQFKDDSLVLYFHPYNFHSQKVILILYEKNIDFVPYAIDLANGEQYSTWFLNLNPKGDVPVLQDGTFIIPDSNHIISYVENKYRGGIHSALKPRGNNADEFKKMEFYDNIINQLPVGALSLGSFIHDDLKLTPKPPFIGPIRKSCLKNNEKVYELLKRSIEDAETNKSGLLRKLDIQDRRKRLVQSRVEFQKILDAVNNVLRYIDNDFKENPGREWLISNEYSLADVSFGLLLHRLYQLGFENYYWAYGKLPYVESYFLRFKKRPTYQKLMPSNFKILKDIWQNTPANYKIGAGAGFLGMAMFAALAHK, encoded by the exons atgagtgaaaataatattgacaCAGCAGCAAAAACCCAAACAACGCTAACTCATCCATCGACAACTGCACCGACACCAGCCTTGAAGGAGTTCACAGCTCCACAATTTAAAGACGACAGTTTAGTACTTTACTTCCATCCCTATAACTTCCATTCACAAAAG gtCATTTTGATACTCTACGAGAAGAATATTGACTTTGTGCCATATGCTATTGACTTGGCTAACGGCGAACAGTATTCTACATGGTTCCTTAACCTCAATCCAAAGGGAGACGTTCCTGTCCTGCAAGATGGCACTTTTATAATACCCGATTCCAATCACATTATCagttatgtggaaaataaatatagaggAG GGATCCATAGCGCCTTGAAGCCGCGTGGCAACAATGCCGatgaattcaaaaaaatggagtTCTACGACAACATAATAAATCAATTGCCCGTGGGTGCACTTAGTTTGGGCTCTTTCATCCACGACGATCTAAAGTTGACACCGAAACCACCATTTATTGGACCTATTCGTAAATCATGTCTGA aaaataATGAGAAAGTTTATGAATTGTTGAAAAGGTCCATCGAAGATGCCGAAACAAATAAATCGGGTCTACTGCGCAAGCTTGATATACAAGACAGACGCAAACGGTTAGTTCAATCTCGGGTTGAATTCCAGAAAATACTCGATGCCGTCAACAATGTTTTACGATACATCGACAATGACTTCAAGGAAAACCCTGGGCGCGAATGGTTGATTTCCAACGAATATTCTTTAGCTGATGTTAGTTTCGGTTTATTATTGCATAGGCTTTATCAGTTGGGATTCGAAAACTACTATTGGGCATATGGTAAATTACCATATGTAGAAAGTTATTTTCTGCGATTCAAAAAACGTCCTACGTATCAAAAACTGATGCCGAGCAATTTTAAAATACTCAAGGACATCTGGCAGAATACACCGGCCAATTATAAAATTGGTGCCGGTGCAGGATTCCTGGGCATGGCCATGTTCGCTGCTCTTGCTCATAAATAA